In the genome of Triticum urartu cultivar G1812 chromosome 5, Tu2.1, whole genome shotgun sequence, one region contains:
- the LOC125507910 gene encoding TNF receptor-associated factor homolog 1a-like isoform X1, with translation MAGTLVEDYTGDGRSSSTEDLPSDQQSHSGESLAEWRSSEQVENGTPSTSPAYSDTEDDDCGPRPPELYGKFTWRIDNFSQINKRELRSNSFDVGGYKWYILIYPQGCDVCNHLSLFLCVANHDKLLPGWSHFAQFTIAVINRDPKKSKYSDTLHRFWKKEHDWGWKKFMELSKLHDGFVIEDVLTIKAQVQVIREKADRPFRCLDGQYRRELVRVYLSNVEQICRRFIDERRSKLCRLIEDRLRWSSFNAFWLGMDPSMRRNMTREKTDTILKVLVKHFFIEKEVTSTLVMDSLYTGLKALEYKSKNQVGLSKLTETDARSTSMVLVEQDMFVLADDVLILLERATLDTLPHQQLPTKDEKASQNRTKESSSGDDFNKDSIERDDRRLIELGWKTLEFFALAHIFSRIEVAYQEAVALKRQEELIREEEAAGLAEIELKAKRSAAEKEKRIRKKQAKQKKNNRKNNKGKNERVDMKEVALEGSPSDDRNPDDLSSQAEEVTSNPDNPDEASDISDNRDDNSEVLNVDLEDCESSPVNWETDASETRGIVPEGGDVQNEQSGKRASFVDDSSSTCSSDSVPSVILNGLNTGGAWTNVKSSSNRGNNRRNKDTDLRTGHAHGGSNPAPNGSYGSSNSKDTRLEAGDDRVVSQKKQNAQRHVDVTSPSKLRMTESSIPSVSPVKKQPIFSQQPKSSLESTNNLSSRATEVSAAAASTTTTRTGVASAPTVQLVPNKGPLSVPPTHNERSVPVASRPLQVPLPTKSESQKPTSLVNSSSATKVITVSRPLSAPQVPAAKQAAPAVSTVQTAPVLSRSRSAVGRLGNEPSASAPSYIPRSYRNAMMEKSSVGASGLTHHTSSSGQGVTHSQSVFASSPSILSPDNSARTEKSSLEPGFTFGTVKPESLNQYQWREESSQQASCSSSSSNDHGLLNSSVGNESDKLNLNGRPRSKQLLSEISTRFTPYQPQGLVGDEFPHLDIINDLLDEELGDRRKVLQPGFVRQFSMPNNVPNNASTPDYGMFNDQYLFDQSEQYYDEELAPYYSDLNGGPQGLRDRSYSQFDLPSYSNSQFDDMVMGQWPYSRADNSMPNFGADINAYPYQSRDYQTTSANAASRYPSYHPGNGH, from the exons ATGGCTGGCACTTTGGTCGAAGATTATACAGGGGATGGTAGATCCTCATCAACCGAGGACTTGCCAAGTGATCAACAAAGCCATTCTGGGGAATCTTTAGCTGAGTGGAGGTCAAGCGAGCAAGTTGAGAATGGAACACCATCCACTTCACCAGCTTACTCGGACACTGAAGATGATGATTGTG GGCCAAGGCCTCCTGAACTTTATGGAAAGTTTACATGGAGGATTGATAATTTTTCGCAAATCAACAAGAGGGAGCTACGGAGTAACTCCTTCGATGTTGGCGGTTATAAATG GTACATTTTGATTTATCCACAAGGATGTGATGTTTGCAATCACTTGTCACTCTTTCTTTGTGTTGCGAACCATGATAAACTACTCCCAG GATGGAGCCACTTCGCGCAGTTTACAATAGCTGTAATTAATAGAGATCCTAAGAAATCTAAGTATTCTG ATACGCTGCACCGGTTTTGGAAGAAAGAGCATGACTGGGGTTGGAAAAAGTTTATGGAGCTATCAAAATTACATGATGGCTTTGTCATCGAGGATGTTCTTACCATCAAAGCTCAAGTTCAAGTTATTAG GGAGAAGGCAGACCGCCCATTTCGTTGCCTTGATGGCCAGTACCGAAGGGAACTAGTTAGGGTGTATTTATCAAATGTGGAACAAATTTGCCGGCGATTTATTGATGAAAGAAGAAGCAAGCTTTGCAGGTTAATTGAGGATAGACTGAGATGGTCCAG TTTCAATGCATTCTGGCTAGGCATGGATCCAAGTATGCGGCGGAACATGACAAGGGAAAAGACTGACACCATATTGAAAGTTCTAGTGAAACATTTTTTCATAGAAAAGGAAGTTACATCAACCTTAGTAATGGACTCGCTGTATACCGGACTGAAGGCTCTGGAATATAAGAGCAAGAACCAAGTGGGGTTGTCCAAATTAACAGAGACAGATGCTCGAAGCACTTCTATGGTGCTTGTTGAGCAGGATATGTTTGTCTTGGCAGATGATGTGTTAATTTTGCTTGAAAGAGCTACATTAGACACACTGCCACACCAACAATTGCCTACCAAGGATGAAAAAGCTTCACAGAACCGCACAAAG GAAAGCAGCTCGGGTGATGACTTCAACAAAGACTCTATTGAGCGCGATGACAGACGACTTATAGAGCTTGGCTGGAAGACACTAGAATTTTTTGCCTTGGCTCATATATTCAG TCGAATTGAAGTGGCATACCAAGAGGCTGTGGCTTTGAAGCGCCAAGAAGAGCTCATCCGTGAAGAAGAAGCTGCTGGGCTTGCAGAAATCGAACTTAAGGCAAAGCGTAGTGCTGCTGAGAAGGAAAAACGTATCAGGAAAAAGCAG GccaaacaaaagaaaaataaccGGAAAAATAATAAAGGAAAAAATGAAAGGGTTGACATGAAGGAAGTAGCTCTAGAGGGCAGTCCATCAGATGATAGAAACCCTGATGATTTGTCAAGTCAAGCTGAAGAAGTGACCTCAAATCCTGACAATCCTGATGAAGCATCTGATATCTCTGATAACAGAGATGATAATTCTGAGGTGCTTAATGTTGATCTTGAAGACTGTGAATCCAGTCCTGTTAATTGGGAAACAGATGCTTCAGAAACTCGAGGCATTGTTCCTGAAGGTGGTGATGTGCAAAATGAGCAATCAGGAAAGAGGGCTTCATTTGTTGATGATAGCTCGTCTACTTGTTCATCTGACTCGGTTCCTTCAGTTATTTTGAATGGGTTGAATACAGGTGGTGCCTGGACAAATGTCAAATCCTCATCCAATAG AGGGAACAACCGGAGGAATAAGGATACTGATTTGCGAACAGGGCATGCACATGGTGGATCAAATCCAGCACCCAATGGCAGTTATGGATCTAGCAACTCAAAGGACACGAGACTTGAAGCTGGG GATGACAGAGTTGTGTCACAGAAGAAGCAAAATGCACAGCGGCATGTTGATGTTACGAGCCCCTCCAAGTTAAGAATGACGGAGTCTTCCATTCCTTCTGTGAGCCCTGTTAAGAAGCAACCTATTTTCTCCCAGCAGCCAAAATCTTCACTAGAAAGTACCAACAATCTGAGTTCCCGTGCAACCGAAGTTTCAGCTGCTGCAGCTAGTACTACCACTACCAGAACGGGTGTGGCTTCCGCCCCAACTGTTCAGCTAGTTCCAAATAAAGGACCTCTGTCTGTTCCTCCAACTCATAATGAGAGGTCAGTTCCAGTTGCAAGTCGACCTCTGCAGGTACCTCTGCCCACCAAATCTGAATCTCAGAAGCCAACTTCTCTAGTAAATAGCTCTAGTGCAACCAAGGTCATTACAGTTTCAAGGCCCTTGAGTGCCCCACAAGTCCCCGCAGCAAAACAAGCGGCACCTGCTGTTTCAACAGTTCAGACTGCACCAGTTCTTTCTCGTTCGAGGAGTGCAGTTGGACGGTTGGGCAATGAGCCCTCTGCCAGTGCTCCTAGCTACATTCCCCGGTCATACCGTAATGCCATGATGGAGAAAAGTTCTGTTGGAGCAAGCGGTCTCACTCATCATACTAGTTCCTCAGGGCAAGGAGTTACACACTCACAATCAGTGTTTGCATCATCGCCTTCCATTCTGTCACCAGATAACTCTGCTAGGACAGAAAAGTCATCATTGGAACCTGGATTTACGTTTGGAACGGTGAAGCCTGAGTCACTCAATCAGTACCAGTGGAGAGAAGAGAGCTCACAGCAGGCAagctgcagcagcagcagcagtaatGATCATGGTCTACTGAATTCAAGTGTGGGCAATGAGTCTGATAAGCTCAATTTGAATGGAAGACCAAGAAGCAAGCAGCTGTTGTCTGAAATTTCGACCAGATTCACTCCGTACCAACCGCAAGGCCTTGTCGGCGACGAGTTTCCGCACCTAGACATCATCAATGACTTGCTGGACGAGGAGCTCGGCGACAGAAGAAAGGTTCTACAGCCGGGGTTTGTTCGGCAGTTCTCTATGCCGAATAATGTTCCCAATAACGCCAGCACACCTGATTATGGCATGTTTAATGATCAGTACCTGTTTGATCAGTCGGAGCAATACTATGATGAGGAGCTTGCACCGTACTACAGTGATCTGAACGGTGGCCCTCAAGGGCTTAGGGACAGGAGTTATTCACAGTTTGATCTCCCTTCATACTCCAACAGCCAATTTGATGATATGGTGATGGGCCAGTGGCCGTACAGCCGCGCCGACAACTCCATGCCGAACTTCGGGGCGGACATCAATGCCTACCCCTATCAGTCGAGGGATTACCAGACGACCTCAGCGAACGCAGCAAGCCGCTACCCATCCTATCACCCTGGGAATGGGCATTGA
- the LOC125507910 gene encoding TNF receptor-associated factor homolog 1a-like isoform X2, with the protein MAGTLVEDYTGDGRSSSTEDLPSDQQSHSGESLAEWRSSEQVENGTPSTSPAYSDTEDDDWPRPPELYGKFTWRIDNFSQINKRELRSNSFDVGGYKWYILIYPQGCDVCNHLSLFLCVANHDKLLPGWSHFAQFTIAVINRDPKKSKYSDTLHRFWKKEHDWGWKKFMELSKLHDGFVIEDVLTIKAQVQVIREKADRPFRCLDGQYRRELVRVYLSNVEQICRRFIDERRSKLCRLIEDRLRWSSFNAFWLGMDPSMRRNMTREKTDTILKVLVKHFFIEKEVTSTLVMDSLYTGLKALEYKSKNQVGLSKLTETDARSTSMVLVEQDMFVLADDVLILLERATLDTLPHQQLPTKDEKASQNRTKESSSGDDFNKDSIERDDRRLIELGWKTLEFFALAHIFSRIEVAYQEAVALKRQEELIREEEAAGLAEIELKAKRSAAEKEKRIRKKQAKQKKNNRKNNKGKNERVDMKEVALEGSPSDDRNPDDLSSQAEEVTSNPDNPDEASDISDNRDDNSEVLNVDLEDCESSPVNWETDASETRGIVPEGGDVQNEQSGKRASFVDDSSSTCSSDSVPSVILNGLNTGGAWTNVKSSSNRGNNRRNKDTDLRTGHAHGGSNPAPNGSYGSSNSKDTRLEAGDDRVVSQKKQNAQRHVDVTSPSKLRMTESSIPSVSPVKKQPIFSQQPKSSLESTNNLSSRATEVSAAAASTTTTRTGVASAPTVQLVPNKGPLSVPPTHNERSVPVASRPLQVPLPTKSESQKPTSLVNSSSATKVITVSRPLSAPQVPAAKQAAPAVSTVQTAPVLSRSRSAVGRLGNEPSASAPSYIPRSYRNAMMEKSSVGASGLTHHTSSSGQGVTHSQSVFASSPSILSPDNSARTEKSSLEPGFTFGTVKPESLNQYQWREESSQQASCSSSSSNDHGLLNSSVGNESDKLNLNGRPRSKQLLSEISTRFTPYQPQGLVGDEFPHLDIINDLLDEELGDRRKVLQPGFVRQFSMPNNVPNNASTPDYGMFNDQYLFDQSEQYYDEELAPYYSDLNGGPQGLRDRSYSQFDLPSYSNSQFDDMVMGQWPYSRADNSMPNFGADINAYPYQSRDYQTTSANAASRYPSYHPGNGH; encoded by the exons ATGGCTGGCACTTTGGTCGAAGATTATACAGGGGATGGTAGATCCTCATCAACCGAGGACTTGCCAAGTGATCAACAAAGCCATTCTGGGGAATCTTTAGCTGAGTGGAGGTCAAGCGAGCAAGTTGAGAATGGAACACCATCCACTTCACCAGCTTACTCGGACACTGAAGATGATGATT GGCCAAGGCCTCCTGAACTTTATGGAAAGTTTACATGGAGGATTGATAATTTTTCGCAAATCAACAAGAGGGAGCTACGGAGTAACTCCTTCGATGTTGGCGGTTATAAATG GTACATTTTGATTTATCCACAAGGATGTGATGTTTGCAATCACTTGTCACTCTTTCTTTGTGTTGCGAACCATGATAAACTACTCCCAG GATGGAGCCACTTCGCGCAGTTTACAATAGCTGTAATTAATAGAGATCCTAAGAAATCTAAGTATTCTG ATACGCTGCACCGGTTTTGGAAGAAAGAGCATGACTGGGGTTGGAAAAAGTTTATGGAGCTATCAAAATTACATGATGGCTTTGTCATCGAGGATGTTCTTACCATCAAAGCTCAAGTTCAAGTTATTAG GGAGAAGGCAGACCGCCCATTTCGTTGCCTTGATGGCCAGTACCGAAGGGAACTAGTTAGGGTGTATTTATCAAATGTGGAACAAATTTGCCGGCGATTTATTGATGAAAGAAGAAGCAAGCTTTGCAGGTTAATTGAGGATAGACTGAGATGGTCCAG TTTCAATGCATTCTGGCTAGGCATGGATCCAAGTATGCGGCGGAACATGACAAGGGAAAAGACTGACACCATATTGAAAGTTCTAGTGAAACATTTTTTCATAGAAAAGGAAGTTACATCAACCTTAGTAATGGACTCGCTGTATACCGGACTGAAGGCTCTGGAATATAAGAGCAAGAACCAAGTGGGGTTGTCCAAATTAACAGAGACAGATGCTCGAAGCACTTCTATGGTGCTTGTTGAGCAGGATATGTTTGTCTTGGCAGATGATGTGTTAATTTTGCTTGAAAGAGCTACATTAGACACACTGCCACACCAACAATTGCCTACCAAGGATGAAAAAGCTTCACAGAACCGCACAAAG GAAAGCAGCTCGGGTGATGACTTCAACAAAGACTCTATTGAGCGCGATGACAGACGACTTATAGAGCTTGGCTGGAAGACACTAGAATTTTTTGCCTTGGCTCATATATTCAG TCGAATTGAAGTGGCATACCAAGAGGCTGTGGCTTTGAAGCGCCAAGAAGAGCTCATCCGTGAAGAAGAAGCTGCTGGGCTTGCAGAAATCGAACTTAAGGCAAAGCGTAGTGCTGCTGAGAAGGAAAAACGTATCAGGAAAAAGCAG GccaaacaaaagaaaaataaccGGAAAAATAATAAAGGAAAAAATGAAAGGGTTGACATGAAGGAAGTAGCTCTAGAGGGCAGTCCATCAGATGATAGAAACCCTGATGATTTGTCAAGTCAAGCTGAAGAAGTGACCTCAAATCCTGACAATCCTGATGAAGCATCTGATATCTCTGATAACAGAGATGATAATTCTGAGGTGCTTAATGTTGATCTTGAAGACTGTGAATCCAGTCCTGTTAATTGGGAAACAGATGCTTCAGAAACTCGAGGCATTGTTCCTGAAGGTGGTGATGTGCAAAATGAGCAATCAGGAAAGAGGGCTTCATTTGTTGATGATAGCTCGTCTACTTGTTCATCTGACTCGGTTCCTTCAGTTATTTTGAATGGGTTGAATACAGGTGGTGCCTGGACAAATGTCAAATCCTCATCCAATAG AGGGAACAACCGGAGGAATAAGGATACTGATTTGCGAACAGGGCATGCACATGGTGGATCAAATCCAGCACCCAATGGCAGTTATGGATCTAGCAACTCAAAGGACACGAGACTTGAAGCTGGG GATGACAGAGTTGTGTCACAGAAGAAGCAAAATGCACAGCGGCATGTTGATGTTACGAGCCCCTCCAAGTTAAGAATGACGGAGTCTTCCATTCCTTCTGTGAGCCCTGTTAAGAAGCAACCTATTTTCTCCCAGCAGCCAAAATCTTCACTAGAAAGTACCAACAATCTGAGTTCCCGTGCAACCGAAGTTTCAGCTGCTGCAGCTAGTACTACCACTACCAGAACGGGTGTGGCTTCCGCCCCAACTGTTCAGCTAGTTCCAAATAAAGGACCTCTGTCTGTTCCTCCAACTCATAATGAGAGGTCAGTTCCAGTTGCAAGTCGACCTCTGCAGGTACCTCTGCCCACCAAATCTGAATCTCAGAAGCCAACTTCTCTAGTAAATAGCTCTAGTGCAACCAAGGTCATTACAGTTTCAAGGCCCTTGAGTGCCCCACAAGTCCCCGCAGCAAAACAAGCGGCACCTGCTGTTTCAACAGTTCAGACTGCACCAGTTCTTTCTCGTTCGAGGAGTGCAGTTGGACGGTTGGGCAATGAGCCCTCTGCCAGTGCTCCTAGCTACATTCCCCGGTCATACCGTAATGCCATGATGGAGAAAAGTTCTGTTGGAGCAAGCGGTCTCACTCATCATACTAGTTCCTCAGGGCAAGGAGTTACACACTCACAATCAGTGTTTGCATCATCGCCTTCCATTCTGTCACCAGATAACTCTGCTAGGACAGAAAAGTCATCATTGGAACCTGGATTTACGTTTGGAACGGTGAAGCCTGAGTCACTCAATCAGTACCAGTGGAGAGAAGAGAGCTCACAGCAGGCAagctgcagcagcagcagcagtaatGATCATGGTCTACTGAATTCAAGTGTGGGCAATGAGTCTGATAAGCTCAATTTGAATGGAAGACCAAGAAGCAAGCAGCTGTTGTCTGAAATTTCGACCAGATTCACTCCGTACCAACCGCAAGGCCTTGTCGGCGACGAGTTTCCGCACCTAGACATCATCAATGACTTGCTGGACGAGGAGCTCGGCGACAGAAGAAAGGTTCTACAGCCGGGGTTTGTTCGGCAGTTCTCTATGCCGAATAATGTTCCCAATAACGCCAGCACACCTGATTATGGCATGTTTAATGATCAGTACCTGTTTGATCAGTCGGAGCAATACTATGATGAGGAGCTTGCACCGTACTACAGTGATCTGAACGGTGGCCCTCAAGGGCTTAGGGACAGGAGTTATTCACAGTTTGATCTCCCTTCATACTCCAACAGCCAATTTGATGATATGGTGATGGGCCAGTGGCCGTACAGCCGCGCCGACAACTCCATGCCGAACTTCGGGGCGGACATCAATGCCTACCCCTATCAGTCGAGGGATTACCAGACGACCTCAGCGAACGCAGCAAGCCGCTACCCATCCTATCACCCTGGGAATGGGCATTGA